The DNA segment CCGCTCGCGCTGGGGGATGCAGCGGGCCACTTCGGGGCGCAGACGCCCCGCAAGTTCCGCCAATCCGCCCAATCCCGGCTCTAGCAAGGTTTCCATCTTGGCGCGGATCTGGCGGGCCAAGACGGGGGCAGTACCTTCGGTGGAAATGGCCACCACGACCGGATCACGATCCACGATAGATGGGGTCACGGCATCGCACAGCGCGGGCCTGTCCACGACATTGACCAGTGCGCCCGCGTCCTTTGCCAGCGCATGAACCGCATAATCAAGCCCGACGCAGCCTGTTGCCACGAAAACCAGCGCCGCATCTTTGAACACCTCAATTGAAAGGGTTTTGACCTGCTCGGCGCGCCGTTCGGCCACCAAAGCGGCCAGTTCGGGGTCTAGTTCGGGGGCAAGCAGTACCAGCCGCGCTTCGGTTTTCAGCATCAGCCGCGCCTTTTGCGCGGCCTGTTCACCACCGCCCACAATGACAACATGCCGACCGGCCATTTGCAGAAACATTGGAAAGGTTTTCATGGTGCGAGGCTCCTTGCGGTGGCTTGGGAATAGTTGAGTCGCGCGGCCCAAAGGACGCTGGCCTGCGTGGCAGCATCTTTTGGCGTGCTGCCAAGCGCGATGAGCGCCGCCGCCGCTGTGCCGGTGACGATGGATTGCGCGAAGTCGTCCTGAAGCGTGCCGCGCCACAGGGCATGCAGCGCATCGGGGGCATAGCTGGCATGGGCCAGCTTGCGCGCGTCTGGCAGAAGTGGGGGCAGCACGGTTTCCAAGGGCGTACCGTCTTGCAGGCGGAACAGGGTCACGTCCTTGGTGGGATTGCGTTCAAACTCGCCGCCGCCGCCTTTCAGGATGCACAGCCCCTTTTGCCCGAGGATTTCGCCTGCCGCCTGTTGCAACGGGCGGTAAGGCGGGTGGAACACGCCTTGCACAGCGGCGGGGGCGCGGGCGGGGTTGAGCATGCGGCAGACAGTGTTGACGCAGGACCGCAGGCCGAAAACCGCGCGCAGGCGCAGCAGGTCCAGCACGCGGGGGGCAAAGCATTCCAGCGGCAGATAGGTGATGCCGTCGCGGTCCAGCAGGCGCGCGGCATCCTCAAGGGTTGTCGCCTGCGTGATCCCGGCATGGGCCAGCGCAGAGCGCAGATCCGCGCCGTCGGACTGGTGCGAGTTCCAGCCATGCAAAAGCACGCGCGCGCCGCTTTGCGCCACCAGACGCGCCGAAAGCAGGAACCATGGCAGACCGCGCGTGCGGCCCGCCGCGTAGCTGGGCCAGTCCAGATCGGTCTGCGGCAGGGCGGGCAGGGTTGCTCGCATCGCCTGCGCGAAACCGGCGATTTCGGCTGGAGTTTCGCCCCGGTAGCGCATCAGCATCAACAGCGCGCCAATCGCGTGGGGGTCGGCCTTGCCCGACAGGATCAGGCGCATGGCATCCTCGGCCTCGGCTATGCCCAGATTACGCGCGCGCCCCGGCCCGCGCCCCATCGCGTGGATATAGGGGGCGAGGGTCATTCCGCCGCCTCCAGCCGTCCGGCCAGCAGGGCGGCCAGTTCGGGGCGGCAAGACCCGCAGCTTGTGCCAGCCTGAAGTGCTGTACCGATATCCTCGACCGAGATCAGATTTTGCGCGGCGATCGCCGCTGTGATCGTATTCAGCCCAACATTCAGGCACGCGCAGATCGTGGGGCCGGGATCGACCATACCTGCTCCGGGGCGTCCGGCCAGAAGGGCCGCGCCCGCTTGCCCGACCTGTGCTGCCAGATGCCCGCGCGCAAGCTGCACGGGGTCGGGCGCGGCGAATAGCGCGGCCAAGGTGCGCCCGCCCTCCATCAGGGCAAGGCGGTGGGTGCCACGCACGCGGTCCTCGACACTCAAGCAGGTGGCATCTGGCAGGTTGAACAGCGCGCGGGAATAGGCTTCCCAGTCGTCTGGCACGTCCGTTCCCGCCAGTTCACTGCGCCAGCCGCCCGCATGGCGGGCGCGTGCCCAATAAGCTGCGTCGGGCGTCTGTGGCCCTACTGATACGGCAAAGCCATACCATGCAGGGCTTAAAGCCGTGAGTGCCACGACCGAGGCTTTGCTTTCGGGTTGGCCCGAAAAGGGGGCGGTCACAGCGGCCACCAGCGCATCGACGCGGCCAGTAGGGGCCGTTTCGCCGGTCCAGTGCATGGGGGCAAAGACCTGCCCGCGCTGCACACGGTCCGTGATGGCCACACGCAGGATCGCCGCGCCTTGCGGGCTGGTGACGCGCGCCAGCGTTGCGGGTGCAAGACCAAGGGTGGCGGCGTCGTCCGGGTGGATTTCCAAAAACGGCTCGGCAATATGCTGGTTCAGACGCGGCGAAAGGGCTGTGCGCGTCATCGTGTGCCACTGGTCGCGCACACGGCCCGTGTTCAGGCGAAACGGATAGTGCGGCGCTGTCTTGGCCACAG comes from the Roseinatronobacter monicus genome and includes:
- a CDS encoding glycosyl transferase family protein produces the protein MTLAPYIHAMGRGPGRARNLGIAEAEDAMRLILSGKADPHAIGALLMLMRYRGETPAEIAGFAQAMRATLPALPQTDLDWPSYAAGRTRGLPWFLLSARLVAQSGARVLLHGWNSHQSDGADLRSALAHAGITQATTLEDAARLLDRDGITYLPLECFAPRVLDLLRLRAVFGLRSCVNTVCRMLNPARAPAAVQGVFHPPYRPLQQAAGEILGQKGLCILKGGGGEFERNPTKDVTLFRLQDGTPLETVLPPLLPDARKLAHASYAPDALHALWRGTLQDDFAQSIVTGTAAAALIALGSTPKDAATQASVLWAARLNYSQATARSLAP